One stretch of Variovorax sp. 54 DNA includes these proteins:
- a CDS encoding glutathione S-transferase family protein produces the protein MASPSASSDRYTLYGAPGSGATPIHAALTLIGAQVETVDMSPWEGESERERVAGINPMRQVPALVLPSGEVMTESAAILIWLGDRYPEAGLCPAPSDPLRTRYLRWMVYLPASIYSMFWVRDDPQRLVPDPDAQAAMLERSAERIAHCWHLMDTQIDEPAPYLLGDKLSMLDLYVTVMSRWTPGRRRFYRVAPRMTPVVRRVDAEPRLAAFWAARFPFSLDPSAPGG, from the coding sequence ATGGCCTCTCCATCCGCCTCCAGCGATCGCTACACCCTCTACGGCGCGCCCGGTTCGGGCGCCACGCCCATCCACGCCGCGCTGACGCTGATCGGCGCGCAGGTCGAGACCGTCGACATGTCCCCGTGGGAGGGCGAGTCCGAACGCGAGCGCGTGGCGGGCATCAACCCGATGCGCCAGGTGCCCGCGCTCGTGCTGCCTTCGGGCGAGGTGATGACCGAGAGCGCGGCCATCCTCATCTGGCTCGGCGACCGCTACCCCGAGGCCGGGCTCTGCCCCGCGCCCAGCGATCCGCTGCGCACGCGCTACCTGCGCTGGATGGTCTATTTGCCAGCGTCGATCTATTCGATGTTCTGGGTGCGCGACGACCCGCAGCGCCTCGTGCCCGACCCCGACGCACAGGCCGCGATGCTCGAACGATCGGCCGAGCGCATCGCACACTGCTGGCACCTGATGGACACGCAGATCGACGAACCCGCGCCCTACCTGCTCGGCGACAAACTGAGCATGCTCGACCTGTACGTGACCGTGATGTCGCGCTGGACCCCAGGCCGCCGACGCTTCTACCGCGTGGCGCCACGCATGACCCCGGTGGTGCGCCGCGTGGATGCCGAACCGCGGCTCGCGGCATTCTGGGCGGCGCGCTTTCCCTTCTCGCTGGACCCGAGCGCGCCGGGCGGCTAA
- a CDS encoding 6,7-dimethyl-8-ribityllumazine synthase, giving the protein MSQINDLPLSAVTASGSPRGQRIAFVEAQWHSDIVHQARDAFLEEMARLGVARELIDIFDVPGAFEIPLHAKRLANSGKYAAIIGCALVVDGGIYRHEFVANTVVSTLMSLQLETDVPIFSAVLTPHHFHEHVEHRKYFHRHFAIKGTEVAEACFKTLEALDKVDALLAA; this is encoded by the coding sequence ATGAGTCAGATCAACGACCTTCCCCTTTCTGCCGTCACCGCGTCGGGTTCGCCGCGCGGTCAGCGCATCGCATTCGTCGAGGCGCAATGGCATTCCGACATCGTCCACCAGGCACGCGACGCGTTTCTCGAAGAGATGGCGCGGCTCGGCGTGGCGCGCGAGCTCATCGACATCTTCGATGTGCCCGGCGCCTTCGAGATTCCGCTGCACGCCAAGCGCCTCGCCAACTCGGGCAAGTACGCGGCCATCATCGGCTGCGCGCTGGTGGTGGACGGCGGCATCTACCGCCACGAGTTCGTCGCCAACACCGTCGTCAGCACGCTGATGTCGCTGCAGCTGGAAACCGACGTGCCGATCTTCTCGGCCGTGCTCACGCCGCACCATTTCCACGAGCACGTGGAGCACCGCAAGTACTTCCACCGCCACTTCGCGATCAAGGGCACGGAAGTGGCCGAGGCCTGCTTCAAGACGCTCGAGGCGCTGGACAAGGTCGACGCGCTGCTGGCCGCCTGA
- the arsC gene encoding arsenate reductase (glutaredoxin) (This arsenate reductase requires both glutathione and glutaredoxin to convert arsenate to arsenite, after which the efflux transporter formed by ArsA and ArsB can extrude the arsenite from the cell, providing resistance.), with amino-acid sequence MTARTQTTAYPTTIYHKPNCSTSRNVLGLIRESGVEPEIVLYLETPPSKKKLRELTKAMGLTARDLLRTKETPYEELKLADEKLTDDQLFDAIVAHPILLQRPIVVSPRGTLMCRPWERVREILPA; translated from the coding sequence ATGACCGCACGCACACAGACCACCGCCTACCCGACGACGATTTATCACAAGCCCAACTGCAGCACGTCGCGCAACGTGCTGGGCTTGATCCGTGAAAGCGGCGTGGAACCAGAGATCGTCCTGTACCTGGAAACGCCGCCCTCGAAGAAGAAGCTGCGCGAGCTCACGAAGGCCATGGGCCTGACGGCGCGCGACCTGCTGCGCACGAAGGAAACGCCCTACGAAGAACTGAAGCTGGCAGACGAGAAACTGACCGACGACCAGCTGTTCGACGCGATCGTGGCGCACCCGATCCTCCTGCAACGCCCCATCGTCGTGTCGCCGCGCGGCACGCTGATGTGCCGGCCGTGGGAGCGCGTGCGCGAGATCCTTCCCGCTTAA